One Scleropages formosus chromosome 8, fSclFor1.1, whole genome shotgun sequence DNA window includes the following coding sequences:
- the LOC108918125 gene encoding neuroblast differentiation-associated protein AHNAK isoform X11: MSNIMNGHMRRRTFSDSLILDETEKGGVVISGIKDDTFADLAGLRKGDEIVGATIRFDNLKKDDVENLLKLIEPFDTKMTVLKKQDMRANLNLSSGNRAPEDLLQNSYNRLFNGKVRKFLKQDSSSSVRSGTPDAEVSGINGPLADPNVKLDMEGQSWSSNVSAPSLRANLSSLNPENHKGEIDVGVQKPDLNLSAPKLERDINTPDLDMNLPKAKVTGPDLDIDGPSGNFKSPNFKMPKFGISGPKGKRPEIDADFKKPNLNLSAPRLEGDINTPDLDMNLPKAKVTGPDLDIDGPSGNFKSPNFKMPKFGISGPKGKKPEIDASVKKPDLNLSAPKLEGDINTPDLDMNLPTAKLTGPDLDVKTPDLDIDGPSGKFKTPTLNMPKFGISGPKGKRPEIDADFKKPNLNLSAPRLEGDINTPDLDMNLPKAKLTGPDLDIDGPSGKFKKPTFKMPKFGISGPKGKKPEIDADFKKPNLNLSAPKLEGDINTPDLDMNLPKAKLTGPDLGVKTPDLDIDGPSGKFKKPTFKMPKFGISGPKGKKPEIDANFKKPNLNLSAPRLEGDINTPDLDMNLPKAKLTGPDLGVKTPNLDIDGPSGKFKTPTLNMPKFGISGPKGKRPEIDADFKKPNLNLSAPRLEGDINTPDLDMNLPKAKLTGPDLGVKTPNLDIDGPSGKFKTPTFKMPKFGISGPKGRKPEIDANFKKPNLNLSAPKFEGDINTPDLDMNLPTAKLTGPDLDVNTPDLDIDGPSGKFKTPTLNMPKFGISGPKGKKPEIDADFKKPNLNLSAPRLEGDINTPDLDMNLPEAKLTGPDLDIDGPSGKFKTPTLNMPKFGISGPKGKKPEIDANFKKPNLNLSAPKFEGDINTPDLDMNLPTAKLTGPDLDVKTPDLDIDGPSGKFKTPTLNMPKFGISGPKGKKPEIDADFKKPNLNLSAPRLEGDINTPDLDMNLPEAKLTGPDLDIDGPSGKFKTPTLNMPKFGISGPKGKRPEIDADFKKPNLNLSAPRLEGDINTPDLDMNLPKAKLTGPDLGVKTPNLDIDGPSGKFKTPTFKMPKFGISGPKGKKPEIDADFKKPNLNLSAPRLEGDINTPDLDMNLPKAKLTGPDLDVNTPDLDIDGPSGKFKKPTFKMPKFGISGPKGKKPEIDADFKKPNLNLSAPRLEGDINTPDLDMNLPKAKMTGPDLDIDGPSGKFKTPTLNMPKFGISGPKGKKPEIDADFKKPNLNLSAPRLEGDINTPDLDMNLPKAKLTGPDLDIDGPSGKFKTPTLNMPKFGISGPKGKKPEIDADFKKPNLNLSAPRLEGDINTPDLDMNLPKTKLTGPDLDIDGPSGKFKTPTLNMPKFGISGPKVKDPEFDVSVKKPDLNRSAPKLEGEVNTPDLNVNLPKANLAGPDLELDTPGLDAPSRKFKIPSLKMSNLGFSGPKTKERHIDGDFKKPTLNLSVPKIKGDINTPDLDMNLPKAQLTSPDLHVKSSDLDIDGPSGNLKMPNLNLPNTKASGSGLDVEAPDFDTDIPSSKLKMSNFKMPKLSLSSPKTKTPLDLDIDTDLKTHNLDIPIPKTEAGVDSEIKLPKPDIEGPKLNMKSPTGTKSGELKMPTLSMSPITATGPSFNTDVGLRTPHVTNTKIKGGLNTPQIDANLPTAGISSPELDLHVPEIDIDSPKFKNPHFKMPKFGLSGSNIEGPESDLNGRFDMPDLSISAPRVESKIHTADLNADVPRSDLKSQDLHLKSPNLDSDAPSGTLKVPTSKFSSSGPKLKRSDIDKNADITVDQGLSTLKTKENNPGIQFKSDRVQVPILETNVSPSKSKIKWPKDTEIDTENTDISPEHSKKMLPEAVIDDEVEVPVFKTHRLLAASKLHGNPESLDLQKGNTYTASPDAKIPKTKLPSGTVSLPKINSLSRRGYEPDFQHLKGGKQTSSSPIDVAERLQMFKDSQSVKSSSHNTDSGLKGETTVPGVSTGSSSKINRGTFKVVKSDDS, encoded by the exons ATGTCTAACATCATG AATGGTCACATGCGTCGCAGGACGTTTTCTGACAGCCTCATTCTAGACGAGACAGAGAAAGGAGGAGTGGTCATCTCTGGCATCAAAGATGACACCTTTGCTGACCTTGCTGGGCTTAGAAAGG GTGATGAAATCGTTGGAGCTACCATTCGTTTTGACAACCTTAAGAAAGATGATGTGGAAAACTTGCTGAAACTCATAGAGCCTTTTGACACTAAAATGACAGTTCTGAAGAAGCAGGATATGAGGGCCAACCTGAATCTAAGTTCAGGAAACAGAGCTCCAGAAGAT ctGCTGCAGAATTCATACAACAGACTCTTCAATGGCAAGGTCAGGAAGTTTCTGAAGCAGGATTCATCTTCATCTGTTCGTTCTGGAACACCAGATGCTGAAGTCAGTGGTATAAATGGACCGCTTGCAGACCCAAATGTCAAACTGGACATGGAAGGACAAAGCTGGAGCAGTAACGTGTCTGCTCCAAGTCTAAGGGCAAATCTATCCAGTTTGAATCCAGAAAACCATAAAGGAGAAATTGATGTTGGTGTTCAAAAGCCTGATCTGAATCTTTCTGCCCCCAAACTTGAGAGAGACATCAACACTCCAGATTTGGACATGAACTTACCCAAAGCCAAAGTGACTGGTCCCGATCTTGATATTGATGGTCCTTCAGGAAACTTTAAATCGCCAAACTTCAAGATGCCCAAATTTGGGATTTCAGGACCAAAAGGAAAAAGACCTGAAATTGATGCAGATTTTAAGAAGCCAAATCTAAATCTTTCGGCCCCCAGACTTGAGGGAGACATCAACACTCCAGATTTGGACATGAACTTACCCAAAGCCAAAGTGACTGGTCCCGATCTTGATATTGATGGTCCTTCAGGAAACTTTAAATCGCCAAACTTCAAGATGCCCAAATTTGGGATTTCAggaccaaaaggaaaaaaacccgAAATTGATGCCAGTGTTAAAAAGCCAGATCTGAATCTTTCGGCCCCCAAACTTGAGGGGGACATCAACACTCCAGATTTGGACATGAACTTACCCACAGCTAAGCTGACTGGTCCTGATCTAGATGTAAAAACTCCAGATCTTGATATTGATGGTCCTTCAGGAAAGTTTAAAACGCCAACCTTGAACATGCCCAAATTTGGGATTTCAGGACCAAAAGGAAAAAGACCTGAAATTGATGCAGATTTTAAGAAGCCAAATCTAAATCTTTCGGCCCCCAGACTTGAGGGAGACATCAACACTCCAGATTTGGACATGAACTTACCCAAAGCCAAACTGACTGGTCCCGATCTTGATATTGATG GTCCTTCAGGAAAGTTTAAAAAGCCAACCTTCAAGATGCCCAAATTTGGGATTTCAggaccaaaaggaaaaaaacccgAAATTGATGCAGATTTTAAGAAGCCAAATCTAAATCTTTCGGCCCCCAAACTTGAGGGAGACATCAACACTCCAGATTTGGACATGAACTTACCCAAGGCTAAGCTGACTGGTCCTGATCTAGGTGTAAAAACTCCGGATCTTGATATTGATGGTCCTTCGGGAAAGTTTAAAAAGCCAACCTTCAAGATGCCCAAATTTGGGATTTCAggaccaaaaggaaaaaaacccgAAATTGATGCAAATTTTAAGAAGCCAAATCTGAATCTTTCGGCCCCCAGACTTGAGGGAGACATCAACACTCCAGATTTGGACATGAACTTACCCAAGGCTAAGCTGACTGGTCCTGATCTAGGTGTAAAAACTCCAAATCTTGATATTGATGGTCCTTCAGGAAAGTTTAAAACGCCAACCTTGAACATGCCCAAATTTGGGATTTCAGGACCAAAAGGAAAAAGACCTGAAATTGATGCAGATTTTAAGAAGCCAAATCTAAATCTTTCAGCCCCCAGACTTGAGGGAGACATCAACACTCCAGATTTGGACATGAACTTACCCAAGGCTAAGCTGACTGGTCCTGATCTAGGTGTAAAAACTCCAAATCTTGATATTGATGGTCCTTCAGGAAAGTTTAAAACGCCAACCTTCAAGATGCCCAAATTTGGGATTTCAGGACCAAAAGGAAGAAAACCCGAAATTGATGCAAATTTTAAGAAGCCAAATCTGAATCTTTCAGCCCCTAAATTTGAAGGAGACATCAACACTCCAGATTTGGATATGAACTTACCCACAGCTAAGCTGACTGGTCCTGATCTAGATGTAAATACACCAGATCTTGATATTGATGGTCCTTCAGGAAAGTTTAAAACGCCAACCTTGAACATGCCCAAATTTGGGATTTCAggaccaaaaggaaaaaaacccgAAATTGATGCAGATTTTAAGAAGCCAAATCTAAATCTTTCGGCCCCCAGACTTGAGGGAGACATCAACACTCCAGATTTGGACATGAACTTACCCGAAGCCAAACTGACTGGTCCCGATCTTGATATTGATGGTCCTTCAGGAAAGTTTAAAACGCCAACCTTGAACATGCCCAAATTTGGGATTTCAggaccaaaaggaaaaaaacccgAAATTGATGCAAATTTTAAGAAGCCAAATCTGAATCTTTCAGCCCCTAAATTTGAAGGAGACATCAACACTCCAGATTTGGATATGAACTTACCCACAGCTAAGCTGACTGGTCCTGATCTAGATGTAAAAACTCCAGATCTTGATATTGATGGTCCTTCAGGAAAGTTTAAAACGCCAACCTTGAACATGCCCAAATTTGGGATTTCAggaccaaaaggaaaaaaacccgAAATTGATGCAGATTTTAAGAAGCCAAATCTAAATCTTTCGGCCCCCAGACTTGAGGGAGACATCAACACTCCAGATTTGGACATGAACTTACCCGAAGCCAAACTGACTGGTCCCGATCTTGATATTGATGGTCCTTCAGGAAAGTTTAAAACGCCAACCTTGAACATGCCCAAATTTGGGATTTCAGGACCAAAAGGAAAAAGACCTGAAATTGATGCAGATTTTAAGAAGCCAAATCTGAATCTTTCAGCCCCCAGACTTGAGGGAGACATCAACACTCCAGATTTGGACATGAATTTACCCAAGGCTAAGCTGACTGGTCCTGATCTAGGTGTAAAAACTCCAAATCTTGATATTGATGGTCCTTCAGGAAAGTTTAAAACGCCAACCTTCAAGATGCCCAAATTTGGGATTTCAggaccaaaaggaaaaaaacccgAAATTGATGCAGATTTTAAGAAGCCAAATCTGAATCTTTCAGCCCCCAGACTTGAGGGAGACATCAACACTCCAGATTTGGACATGAACTTACCCAAAGCCAAACTGACTGGTCCTGATCTAGATGTAAATACACCAGATCTTGATATTGATGGTCCTTCAGGAAAGTTTAAAAAGCCAACCTTCAAGATGCCCAAATTTGGGATTTCAggaccaaaaggaaaaaaacccgAAATTGATGCAGATTTTAAGAAGCCAAATCTAAATCTTTCAGCCCCCAGACTTGAGGGAGACATCAACACTCCAGATTTGGACATGAACTTACCCAAAGCTAAGATGACTGGTCCCGATCTTGATATTGATGGTCCTTCAGGAAAGTTTAAAACGCCAACCTTGAACATGCCCAAATTTGGGATTTCAggaccaaaaggaaaaaaacccgAAATTGATGCAGATTTTAAGAAGCCAAATCTAAATCTTTCAGCCCCCAGACTTGAGGGAGACATCAACACTCCAGATTTGGACATGAACTTACCCAAAGCCAAACTGACTGGTCCCGATCTTGATATTGATG GTCCTTCAGGAAAGTTTAAAACGCCAACCTTGAACATGCCCAAATTTGGGATTTCAggaccaaaaggaaaaaaacccgAAATTGATGCAGATTTTAAGAAGCCAAATCTAAATCTTTCGGCCCCCAGACTTGAGGGAGACATCAACACTCCAGATTTGGACATGAACTTACCCAAAACCAAACTGACTGGTCCCGATCTTGATATTGATGGTCCTTCAGGAAAGTTTAAAACGCCAACCTTGAACATGCCCAAATTTGGGATTTCAGGACCAAAAGTGAAAGACCCAGAATTTGACGTCAGTGTTAAAAAACCAGATCTGAATCGTTCTGCCCCCAAACTTGAGGGAGAGGTGAACACTCCTGATCTTAATGTCAATTTACCAAAAGCTAACCTAGCTGGTCCTGACCTAGAACTAGATACTCCAGGTCTTGATGCTCCTTCAAGGAAATTCAAAATACCCTCTTTGAAGATGTCTAATTTGGGATTTTCTGGGCCAAAAACAAAAGAACGACATATTGATGGAGATTTTAAGAAACCAACTCTGAACCTCTCTGTCCCCAAAATCAAGGGTGACATTAACACTCCAGATTTGGATATGAACTTACCCAAAGCTCAGCTGACAAGTCCTGATCTACATGTAAAATCTTCAGACCTTGATATTGATGGTCCTTCAGGAAACCTCAAAATGCCAAACTTAAATTTACCTAACACTAAAGCATCTGGCTCTGGCCTAGATGTAGAAGCTCCAGATTTTGACACTGATATTCCttcaagtaaattaaaaatgtcaaacttcAAGATGCCCAAACTCAGCTTATCAagtccaaaaacaaaaactcccctTGACCTTGATATTGACACAGATCTAAAGACACACAATTTAGATATCCCAATCCCCAAGACTGAAGCAGGTGTAGATTCTGAAATAAAACTACCAAAGCCTGACATTGAAGGCCCCAAACTTAACATGAAATCCCCAACTGGGACAAAATCAGGAGAGTTAAAAATGCCTACACTTAGCATGTCTCCTATAACAGCAACAGGTCCAAGCTTTAACACAGATGTTGGTTTAAGGACACCACACGTTACAAACACCAAGATAAAAGGAGGTCTCAATACACCACAAATAGATGCAAATTTACCCACAGCTGGAATTTCAAGCCCAGAACTAGATCTCCATGTTCCAGAAATAGACATTGATTCTCCAAAATTCAAAAACCCTCATTTTAAGATGCCCAAGTTTGGTTTGTCTGGGTCAAATATAGAAGGACCAGAATCTGATCTGAATGGGAGATTTGACATGCCTGACTTAAGTATCTCTGCCCCTAGAGTTGAAAGCAAAATACATACTGCAGACTTGAATGCGGATGTACCTAGATCTGACCTAAAAAGTCAAGATCTTCATCTAAAGTCTCCAAATCTTGACAGTGATGCTCCATCTGGTACACTTAAAGTACCAACATCCAAATTCAGTTCCTCAGGACCAAAACTGAAAAGATCAGATATAGACAAAAATGCTGATATTACTGTGGATCAAGGGCTCTCAACTCTcaagacaaaggaaaacaacCCAGGGATACAATTTAAAAGTGACAGAGTACAGGTCCCAATACTTGAGACTAATGTAAGTCCTTCAAAGAGCAAAATTAAATGGCCAAAAGATACTGAGATAGATACTGAAAACACAGACATCAGCCCAGAGCATAGCAAGAAAATGCTACCTGAAGCAGTAATTGATGATGAAGTGGAGGTGCCAGTTTTTAAAACTCACAGACTACTTGCTGCTAGTAAACTCCACGGAAATCCTGAAAGCCTTGACCTCCAAAAAGGCAACACTTATACTGCTTCTCCAGATGCAAAGATTCCTAAAACTAAGCTTCCCAGTGGCACTGTCTCTTTGCCCAAGATCAATTCTCTATCTAGAAGAGGCTATGAACCTGATTTCCAACACCTGAAAGGGGGTAAACAGACATCGTCATCACCTATAGATGTTGCAGAAAGGTTACAAATGTTTAAAGACTCTCAATCAGTGAAATCTTCATCTCACAATACTGATTCAGGTTTAAAGGGAGAAACAACTGTCCCAGGAGTCAGTACTGGCAGTTCCTCTAAAATCAACAGGGGAACCTTCAAAGTAGTAAAATCTGATGATAGCTAA